The genomic DNA CTATTCAAATTTCGATTGCATCGTCGTTCCCGCCCCGTATCACGGTACGGGGTAAACCATGGCCTCGCGCAGGCGGGGCTCTTGCGGGAATCCAGACGCCGTCCTCGACCGAGATCGGGAAAAACCAAAAGAAAATCGATTTTTGCTTGTTTTTTATGTCTGGATTCCAAATCAGGTCTGGAATGACAATCGAAATTGGGTTGGCAATTTATTATAACCATTACGCTATTTCTATTTTGCGTTTTTAATAAACAATCGTACCTTTCGCATATCTTTCACCCCCGGTTTAACTTCAACTCCGCCCGAGGCATCAATAATTCGCGATCGCGTAAACTTGATGCCATCATGGATATTTTCTGGTGTCAACCCGCCGGAGAGCACCACCTCATATCCCGCTTCAACAAGCTCACGCGCGAAGTTCCAGTCAGCACGCTTTCCGCTCCCGCCTGCCCCGTGCATTGGATTTTTTGCATCAACCAGCAGCACCTCAACGACACTCGCGTAGTGCAGGTAATTTTGCCGCGTCACCGCTTTCCATATTATTACCCCTCGTTTTCGCAGCCGATTAACGTAGGCCGTTGTTTCATTCCCATGCAATTGCCAAATACTGATTCCCGATTCCTCGATTAACCTGCACAACCGTTCAAACGGCAGATTCACCACCACCCCCACCGTACGGGCAGAAAATTTTCTGCCCCTACACCTATTATTTACCGCCTCCTGTATCTCCCGAGCTTTCTCTCCCGTAACGCTTCTTGGACTCTTAGGAAATTCTATAACACAGCCTACAAAGTCCGCGCCTTGCCGCGCGATTTCCCGCGCCTGCGCGGGCAGTGTCACACCGCAAATTTTTACCTTTACGTTCATATCCGAAATATAAAACTTATTAGGCTTATTCTGCCAACGATAACGCTCTGACCATATTTACAGGATCGCCCGATTTCATCAGCGCTTCCCCCACCAATACAGCGCGTACACCAGCATGGTGCCACTTCCGTACTATTTCAGCTGATACAACGCCGGACTCGCCGATCAGTAAGGGCAAAAAATCTTTTGCCCCTACGGCACGTGTCGCCGTTCTTGCCAATCTCACCACCCTATCCACATCCACCGTCAAATCAACCAGACTCCGCGCGTTTATCCCGATAATTTCTGCGCCAATCTTCATGGCACGTTCAAAATCCTCCTCTTGTTCCACTTCCACCAATACCTGAAGCCCAAGCGCACGGCTTAATTGAAAGAGCCTTTTTAGTTCATCGTCTTCAAGCCATCTGGTAATAAGGAGCACGAGATCTGCGCCTGCCGCCTTGGATTCATACACCTGATACTCGCTGATGATGAAATCTTTGCGCAAAAATGGCATGGAGGGGAAACTCTCTTTCAGTTGCTTCAATTCTTCCAATGAACCGTTAAAATAATTCGGCTCGGTAAGCACGGATATGGCGACTGCGCCGCCATCCACGTACGCCTGCACCTGCGCCAGATGGTCGCGGCCGCTGATCATGCCTGCGTTCGGGCTTGCGTGCTTGATCTCACCGATAACCGCGACAGGGCTCTGCCGCCTTACGATGCGTTCCTTTATGTCAACGAGGAGCAGTGTCCGCACGGCCGCTAGCCGCTTCAAATCCTCCAAAGGAACAGCCGCCTCTTCTTTCTGAACGCGTTCCTGAATGATTGGATAAATTTTTCCTAAAAATCCATTCAAATTTTTCATACTCAACTGTCATTCCCGCCCCGTATGCCGCTACGGGGTAAACCATGGCCTCGCGAGGCGGGGCTCCGGCGGGAATCCAGATAAATAACAAACATGAATTACCGATCGTTTTCTTTTTGTTTTATCTAGATCCCGTATCTCGGTACGGGATGACAACAGGACGTATTCGTGCCCGATAATCAACTTTTCAACCTATTACTCACCTCAATAAACTTTTCCAACAACTTCGTCGCTTCCCCATTCGTCACTGCCTCTCTCGCTATTGCAATCCCTTCTCCAACATCCTTCGCTTGCCCCGCCACATACAACGCCGCACCGCTGTTGAAAAGCACCGTATCAAGCCGCGCTCCTTTCTCTCCCGAGAGCACGGCACGGATAATCGATGCATTCTCCTGTACATCACCACCTCTCAGGTCATTGTTCGTCGCGTGCGAAAAACCGTAATCCTGCGGATCTAAGACATACTTCTCGATAATTCCTCGCTTCACTTCATACGCGTCAGCAGTGGCCGTAGTGGTAAGCTCGTCGTGCCCATCCCCACTGCGCACTACCATTGCGTGTTCGCTGCCTAAAAGCCGTAGAGTTTGCGCAATTATCTGCATCTTCGCGGGATCGGCAATGCCGATAATTTGCCGCCGCGGCATCGCGGGATTCACGAGCGGCCCTAAGATATTGAACAGCGTGCGCACTCCAAGCTCTTTCCGCACTGGCCCCACCTTCGCAAACGCAGGGTGATACAGAGGCGCGAAGAGAAACACAATACCCGCTTCTTCTAAACAGCGGCTTGCCTGCGCGGGCGTGAGATTAATATTCACACCCAGCGCTTCCAGGACGTCCGCGCTCCCGCACGCGCTCGAGACCGCCCGGTTGCCGTGTTTTGCCACTTTCACTCCGCACGCCACGACGACCAGCGCGGTTGCCGTAGAAATGTTGAAAGTGCCTCTGCCATCGCCGCCAGTCCCGCACGTATCAAAAACTTCCGTGTGTGCGCCGGGTAAGGCTATTGCGTGGGTGCGGAGCGACCGCACAAAACCCACGATCTCCTCTGCAGTTTCGCCTTTTATGCGAAGTGCTACCAACAATGCGGCAATCTGCGCAGGGGTATAGTCCCCTCCTATAATCGTTTCCATCACTAGCTCTGCCTCTGTTAAAGTAAAGCTCTCTCGATTGAGTATTTTGTTGAGTATTTCAGAGTATATCATAGGCCTAAAAAATTCTTTATTAAATCCATACCCAATTCCGTCCTAATCGATTCGGGATGGAACTGAATACCCTCAATAGGAAATTGGCGATGCCGCACGCCCATGATCTGCCCGTCATCCTTTGCGAGGGCCGTAATCTCGAGGCATGCAGGGAGGCTTTCCCTCTCGCCCGCGAGAGAATGATAGCGCATGCCCTGCAAGGGACTGGCAAGACTCTTGAAAATACCTTTTCCTTCGTGCACGATAAGGCTCACTTTGCCGTGTTTGACGACTGGCGCGCGCACCACGCGCCCCCCAAACGCCGCAATAATCCCCTGATGCCCGAGACACACGCCCAACACCGGCGTCGTTTTTCCGCATTCAAGAATAACGTCTTTACATACACCGAAGTATTGGGGGTCCGTAGGATCGCCCGGGCCCGGGGAAATGACGACATGGGTATACCCTCCTCCCCTCACGTCATCTAATGTGACTGCATCATTCCTTTCTACCACAGGATTTCCTCCCAACATCCCCACATATTGGTAGAGGTTGTAGGTGAATGAATCGTAGTTGTCGATAATAAGTATTTTCATAATCTTTCTTCTTCCCTTCTCCTCCTAGTGGGCGGGGTTAATCTCAGAGTGAGGATTAGCCGTTGAAAAACCCTCCGCAGTCCCGCAGTGGCGGGACGAGGCGGAGTGCCCCGCCGCGCTGGAGGCGGGGACGCGTGTTTTTCCAACGGACAAGCCGAACGACTGTACGTTCACACTCGCGCACACGCTACCGCCTGTTGTATTGCCCTCTGTTTATTCATAATCTCCTCATATTCCTTC from Patescibacteria group bacterium includes the following:
- a CDS encoding phosphoribosylanthranilate isomerase — its product is MNVKVKICGVTLPAQAREIARQGADFVGCVIEFPKSPRSVTGEKAREIQEAVNNRCRGRKFSARTVGVVVNLPFERLCRLIEESGISIWQLHGNETTAYVNRLRKRGVIIWKAVTRQNYLHYASVVEVLLVDAKNPMHGAGGSGKRADWNFARELVEAGYEVVLSGGLTPENIHDGIKFTRSRIIDASGGVEVKPGVKDMRKVRLFIKNAK
- a CDS encoding indole-3-glycerol phosphate synthase TrpC — encoded protein: MKNLNGFLGKIYPIIQERVQKEEAAVPLEDLKRLAAVRTLLLVDIKERIVRRQSPVAVIGEIKHASPNAGMISGRDHLAQVQAYVDGGAVAISVLTEPNYFNGSLEELKQLKESFPSMPFLRKDFIISEYQVYESKAAGADLVLLITRWLEDDELKRLFQLSRALGLQVLVEVEQEEDFERAMKIGAEIIGINARSLVDLTVDVDRVVRLARTATRAVGAKDFLPLLIGESGVVSAEIVRKWHHAGVRAVLVGEALMKSGDPVNMVRALSLAE
- the trpD gene encoding anthranilate phosphoribosyltransferase → MIYSEILNKILNRESFTLTEAELVMETIIGGDYTPAQIAALLVALRIKGETAEEIVGFVRSLRTHAIALPGAHTEVFDTCGTGGDGRGTFNISTATALVVVACGVKVAKHGNRAVSSACGSADVLEALGVNINLTPAQASRCLEEAGIVFLFAPLYHPAFAKVGPVRKELGVRTLFNILGPLVNPAMPRRQIIGIADPAKMQIIAQTLRLLGSEHAMVVRSGDGHDELTTTATADAYEVKRGIIEKYVLDPQDYGFSHATNNDLRGGDVQENASIIRAVLSGEKGARLDTVLFNSGAALYVAGQAKDVGEGIAIAREAVTNGEATKLLEKFIEVSNRLKS
- a CDS encoding aminodeoxychorismate/anthranilate synthase component II codes for the protein MKILIIDNYDSFTYNLYQYVGMLGGNPVVERNDAVTLDDVRGGGYTHVVISPGPGDPTDPQYFGVCKDVILECGKTTPVLGVCLGHQGIIAAFGGRVVRAPVVKHGKVSLIVHEGKGIFKSLASPLQGMRYHSLAGERESLPACLEITALAKDDGQIMGVRHRQFPIEGIQFHPESIRTELGMDLIKNFLGL